TTGCAGAGTATATTTTTTCTTTAACGTCGCGCTTCCTTCGCATATATATACAGCCATTAATTATGCGGGCGGATAAAACTGAGGGTTCTACCCGGGCGATAGTTGCCGGGAAGCGAGTATGCTAGACTGGGTTTCGGTCTTCTTCCAGGTTTTTGGAGGGCTGGGGCTTTTTTTGATGGGCATGAAGATAATGTCTGAGTCCCTGCAGAGAGTTGCGGGAAAGCGCCTCAGGCGGATTTTAGAGCACCTTACCTCGAACCGGCTCATGGGTGTCGGAGTGGGCGTCGGAATAACTGCGATTGTCCAGTCAAGCAGTCTCACTACAGTAATGGTGGTGAGCTTAGTCGAGGCAGGCATGATGACGCTTCGCCAGGCAATTGGGGTGGTTCTCGGCGCAAATATCGGTACGACTGTGACGGCATGGCTTGTCACGTTTAAGATTGTCGAATATGGGCTTCCAATAATCGGAGTGGGAGCGCTTTTCAGATTTTTCGGCAGAGGCAAAAAGTGGCAGTATATGGGGGAGATTATATTTGGTTTGGGCGCGCTCTTTCTTGGAATGGAATTAATGAAGCTTGGCGTCGCTCCGCTTAAGGAGTCTGAGTTTTTCACGGGGCTTTTTTTGATGATTGACGGCTCATCATATTCTTCGATTCTTCTGGGTATTTTTGTGGGCACGATTACTACACTTGTTGTCCAGTCCAGCTCGGCCACAATAGGAATTACAATTGCTCTTGCCTCCCAGGGGCTGATTGGGTTTGTAGGCGCTGTTGCGCTGGTGCTTGGAGACAATGTGGGCACTACCATAACTGCCATGCTTGCAAGCATCGGCGCGGGCTTCAATGCCAAAAGGACTGCGCTTGCTCACGCGCTTTTCAATATACTGGGTGTAATCTGGATTCTTCTTGTCTTTTACTTCTTTGTTTCCTTTGTCGATTATGCAGTTCCAGGAAGCCCCGACTTTACCATTTCAAGCCCGGAGGAAGCAGCGGCTTACGGCTCTGAAGAAGGGACGCGTCCGTTTGTAGGGCAGCATATAGCAATGGCCCATACGCTATTCAATGTTGCAAATGTCCTGCTCTTCATTCCGCTGATTTCGGTTCTGGTATTTCTCTCTGAGCGCCTGATTCCGGAGCCAAAAGGAGGTGCAAAGCGGGCGCCTTTTGAGGTCGAGCCAAAGTTCATAGATTTCTCCCTCGCAAACACTTCTTCAGTAGGGCTCATAAT
This genomic window from Candidatus Aenigmatarchaeota archaeon contains:
- a CDS encoding Na/Pi cotransporter family protein, with protein sequence MLDWVSVFFQVFGGLGLFLMGMKIMSESLQRVAGKRLRRILEHLTSNRLMGVGVGVGITAIVQSSSLTTVMVVSLVEAGMMTLRQAIGVVLGANIGTTVTAWLVTFKIVEYGLPIIGVGALFRFFGRGKKWQYMGEIIFGLGALFLGMELMKLGVAPLKESEFFTGLFLMIDGSSYSSILLGIFVGTITTLVVQSSSATIGITIALASQGLIGFVGAVALVLGDNVGTTITAMLASIGAGFNAKRTALAHALFNILGVIWILLVFYFFVSFVDYAVPGSPDFTISSPEEAAAYGSEEGTRPFVGQHIAMAHTLFNVANVLLFIPLISVLVFLSERLIPEPKGGAKRAPFEVEPKFIDFSLANTSSVGLIMSQNELVEMSSYVDESISAVRSAIHDPKKARESYKIARKNEKLLTNYKNSIDKFLLRISEMELSEEEAQTVINHMSVAHCLDRMGYFSRRMAEVYRRMDSDGVQMSAEATKKLDAILSANVLLYKDSLKELKSGNGSPAFVSNLPGRVIKIKKMIRSAKLSHFDRVKKGICPEGAGIHYIDALNVLSNMKHQTRNLAEAMVSSGGPELVPEHEYSVVSAIGGVFEGVGKIGKKAKNTLKKPKNKAAKRKTAAKNPF